Proteins found in one Miscanthus floridulus cultivar M001 chromosome 4, ASM1932011v1, whole genome shotgun sequence genomic segment:
- the LOC136550820 gene encoding putative disease resistance RPP13-like protein 1, translating to MDILLSSVLGELTSRSINFFTSKVSNRTLFDVKDRLHKVLLRAQVIIDEAMGRHITNQAMIIQLGMLRDAVHRGYYMLDTYIYQPNNEEEAKDQVMRQYSSSLSIVNSVKRLCLSCRGDRLALKELQEMVDNLSSMIVDANELVLFFTSYPRLYRQPYSMHLQLAYCMFGRQMEAQQVINFLLHQQPNSVEELDVMPIVGAGHVGKSTLVAHVCKDERVRAHFSGILYFYIQGFADDDLAAFKDECELKHRNLVSKSNLEGRLLIVIELIGDINEDSWSRLYSTSKEYAPKGSKIIVTSRFENIVKYGTAQTLTMKYLSHEAFWYFFKTLTFGSMDPKMHPRLTHMAMEIARMVRRSYIGANILACLLRDNFNVHFWCKILAFMRGYHRNHFSRFYEHPCDRLNQNRPALIMRLTTSSQEIVLGHRYQRFSEEEVPTMKIQDVMYGSVKVDGKFEVLWRSPIPPYYSYVHTCETPEIKARSAKRKRTI from the coding sequence ATGGACATTCTCCTCTCTTCAGTTCTTGGTGAGCTCACATCTAGATCCATAAATTTCTTCACCAGCAAAGTCTCCAACAGGACTCTGTTCGACGTGAAGGATCGCCTCCACAAGGTCTTGCTCAGGGCACAAGTTATCATTGATGAGGCCATGGGGCGGCACATCACAAACCAAGCTATGATCATCCAGCTGGGCATGCTAAGAGATGCCGTGCACCGAGGTTACTACATGCTCGacacctacatataccaacctaacAACGAGGAGGAAGCCAAAGATCAGGTTATGAGACAGTACTCTTCATCTCTTTCAATAGTAAATTCTGTAAAGCGTCTATGTCTGTCCTGTAGAGGTGATCGTCTGGCTTTGAAagagcttcaagagatggttgaCAATTTAAGCTCCATGATCGTTGATGCGAATGAGCTCGTCCTGTTCTTCACAAGTTACCCTCGCCTCTATCGCCAACCTTACAGCATGCATCTCCAACTGGCCTACTGCATGTTTGGCCGCCAAATGGAAGCACAACAAGTGATCAACTTCTTGTTGCACCAACAACCTAATAGTGTTGAGGAACTGGATGTGATGCCGATTGTTGGAGCAGGCCATGTCGGCAAGAGCACCCTTGTCGCTCATGTTTGCAAGGATGAAAGAGTACGTGCTCATTTCTCAGGAATCTTGTACTTTTACATCCAGGGTTTCGCAGATGACGACCTAGCTGCTTTCAAAGATGAATGTGAACTCAAACATCGAAATCTCGTATCTAAGTCAAACTTGGAAGGAAGGCTGCTCATTGTTATTGAGTTAATTGGGGATATTAATGAAGATTCATGGAGTAGGTTGTATTCTACTTCTAAAGAGTATGCACCAAAGGGTAGTAAAATCATAGTGACAAGCCGGTTTGAAAATATTGTTAAATATGGAACAGCACAAACTCTAACTATGAAGTATCTCTCCCATGAGGCATTTTGGTATTTCTTCAAGACACTTACGTTTGGAAGCATGGATCCTAAGATGCACCCAAGGCTCACACACATGGCTATGGAAATAGCTAGGATGGTGAGAAGATCCTACATTGGTGCAAACATCCTTGCTTGTTTGCTGAGGGATAACTTCAACGTCCATTTTTGGTGCAAGATTCTTGCTTTCATGAGAGGGTATCATCGGAACCATTTCTCCAGATTTTATGAGCATCCGTGTGATCGTCTAAACCAGAATAGACCTGCACTTATTATGAGATTGACTACATCATCTCAAGAGATTGTGCTTGGTCATCGGTATCAACGCTTTTCAGAAGAAGAGGTTCCAACGATGAAAATCCAAGATGTAATGTATGGAAGTGTAAAGGTTGATGGAAAATTTGAGGTGCTATGGAGGTCTCCTATACCACCCTACTATAGTTATGTCCACACTTGTGAGACCCCAGAGATAAAAGCTAGATCTGCGAAGAGGAAGCGTACTATATAG